In Sphingobacterium sp. R2, the genomic stretch GCGTTCGTATTCAAAATCCTGGACTCCAGGTAATTTTTTGCTATTGTCTGCTACTGCATTTTTAGCATCTTTTGAATTGCAAGCTGCTGTTAAAAGACCAGATCCAGCTGCAATTAATCCTAATGCCCGTAAAGATTCTCTTCTATTCATGCTTTTAACCGTTTAATTTTTTCTTTTCTTGTAGTATATATTCTGCTGTTCGCATCGATAAAGCGAGTATTGTCCAGGTTAGATTTTTATCCCCTTGTTGTACAAATGGCCCGGCATCAACCACATAGAGATTTTTACAATCGTGCGCCTGGCCCCATTTGTTCAATACAGAAGTTTTAGGATCGTTACCCATTCTTGTGGTTCCACCTTCATGAATAATTTTTCCTGGAGCTTCCAGTCCATATAAGGTATCGGCTCCTGGAATTTTTGATGTGATCACAGCGCCCATTTCATGCATAATCGATTGAAAGGTTTCTTGCATGTGCTTCGCTTGTGCTATTTCTTCATTTGCCCATTTATAGTTGAAACGTAGCACTGGAATCCCAAATTTGTCAACTTTATCGGGATCTATCTCACAGTAATTGTCTTTTCTTGCTAATGCCGTTCCTCGTCCTGCCATGCCTACATTTGCACCATAATAGCTGCGGAAATCTTCTTTTAATGCAGTGCCATAACCGCCTTTGGCTTTTGTTTTTCCATCCGAGTTTTTGGCGATATCATTTACTTTAGGCACCCAATTTAAAAATCCATAAGAGGGCATATGCAAACCACCACCGTATTCGATGTGGTAACCTCTAGGAAAGTTCAATTTGGCGTTATCTTCCCACCATGGTGAATAAATATGGACACTTCCAACGCCATCTTCATTATAACGCTTCCGATCAAGTAGTTGTGGTAAAAAGCCCGATAAGCTGGCTCCCGTAGAATCGTGGAGGTATTTTCCAACTAAACCGCTGCTATTACCAACACCGCCAGGATGTGATTTTGATTTGGAGTTTAACATGATCCGCGCACTTTCACAAGCACTAGCACCCAAAATAACGGTTTTCCCCTTAACGGTATATTCCTGCAAATCCTTGGTGTTAACATAAGAAACACCAACGGCAATTCCTTCATCATTTGTAATGACCTCTCTTACCATTGCATTGTCTATTACTTTTAGGTTACCCGTTTTCATCGCAGGAATAACAAGACATGAGGATGATGAAAAGTCTCCATATACTTTACATGCACGACCACATTGACCACAATAGAAACAGGCTCCCCGATCCTTGATGTCTTTGGAGACTTCAGTCAGCACAGCCCCTCTTCCCGGGATCACTGGAACCCCCGCTTTTTTTGCACCTTTTGCAATATATAGTTCGTTTAAGCGTGGCTTAGGTGGTTTCATGAAAATTCCGTCCGGCTCATTATGAATACCTTCCACGGTGCCATATATACCGATCATTCGATCTACACGGTCATAAAATGGCTTAACTTCTTCATAAGTGATAGGCCATTCTTCAGTAACTCCATCTTTGGGTTTAAAATCATCGGGTCCCATACGTAATGAAATTCGACCCCAGTGATTGGTTCTGCCGCCCAGCATACGTGCTCTAAACCATTCAAATTCAGTTCCCGCTACCTTGCTGTAGGGTTCACCTTCGATTTGCCAGCCACCGAAGGCTGCATCAAAATCCCCAAATGGTCTTGTTGTGCCCGCACCTCTTCTTGGAGATTCCCAAGGCCAACGCAGTTGTAACGAATCTTTTGCTGGATCGTAAAAAGGACCTGCTTCTAGCATCAATACTTTAAGCCCCGCATGTGCAAGTATATAACCTGCCATACCACCACCTGCGCCGGAACCAACTACGATGGCGTCAAATAATTCGGGATTTTCTTTAATTTGATAATCTGACATAATTAAATGAAGTAATTAATTGAGAGGCCTGTGCGATACATTTGCCCTAAGGCTGCTATGTAAATGAGAAGGTTCAATTAATTTAATGGTTATTGTTTCATGTTTAAAATCATCGTGAATATATCGATAAAAATTTGTTTTTTTTAATTTAATTTATCGATTTAGCAGATTTTAAATAAAGAATATGGGATTGTTACAAAAACTACAATGTTTTAGTGAAACGTATAGCGATTAGCCATCAATAATCCTTCTATTTTGTAGCAGTAAAATAGAAGGATTATGTATGTGCAGTGCTTAGAGTGTGATAACTTTATTTACATGAATTTCGTTAAGAAAAACTTCATCATGAGAAATGACGAGGATTGTGCCCTTATAAAGTTGAATGGCTCTCGTCAGTATACGGATATTTTGAAGATCAAGATTGTTTGTCGGTTCATCCAGAATAATTAAATCCGGTGACTGTTGCTGAATAGTGAGGCAGCATAGGATCAGGCGCATTTTTTCGCCGCCGCTAAGTGGCGCACAGGGTTTATTCCAATCTTCCTTTCCAAATAGGAAGCGATTGGGCCTGATTTTGATATCATGTTCAGGCAGTGCATTAGTATTGAATTGCTGAGCTTGTTCGTAAACGCTTAAATTAGGCGAAATAATCGAATATGTCTGATCTAAATAGATAGCGTCAAATGATTGTCGCTCAATTTTTCCTTTCTCAGGTGTCAGTTGGTTAAGTATGAGTTTGACCAATGTCGTTTTACCAGACCCATTCTGGCCCTGTAGTGCGATGCGTTCTCCACTGAATAATTGAAAGTCAACATGATCTACCCAAAGCTGCTGCGAGCCATAGCTAAAATTGATGTTTTCTGCTTTGACCATACTTTTTCCTGTCGGAAAAGTGCTATTTCCTAGATCTATTTTAATTTCATCCAATGCCGATTGAGAGCCCCGAAGTTCCTGTAGATCAGATCTGATATCTCCAATTTTATCCTGATGTACACTCTTTATTTTTGCGGTGCTTTTTTCGGCAGTATTGCGTAGCGTATTCATCATGATACGCGCTACACCAGCTTTTTCCTGCTTTTTTTTACCACGGTTATTTAATCTATTTTGACGTTCTATTGTCTCTCTTTCTTTCTCCTTCGCAATTTTGATCGCCTTTTCCTTGTGATGGATATCTTGTTGCAGAGCATGGTGTTCGCTTTCTTTTTGGGCCTCGTAAAAACTGAAATTGCCTCCGTATCGCTTAATACCTTTGGGCGTCATTTCGGCCATATCGTCCAATAAATTAAGCAGGGTTCTATCATGGCTTACAATGATCAGTGTGCTTTGGGTAGATTGAATCCAGTTGTATAAGAGCTTTTTGCTATCCAAATCCAAATGGTTGCTCGGTTCATCGAGCAAAATGACTTCGGATGGATGAATCTGGATTCCGGCCAATAAAATTTTCGTTTTTTGTCCACCACTAAGAGAAGACATTTTTTGTGTCAATGCGATGTCGGGCAGGTTCCATTGTTCGAAAGCTTCTTTGTAACGTTCCTCCAACGTCCAGTCATCTTGAAGGCTGTTGAAATTTTCTTCTGATGCATCACCCGCTAATATGGCATGAAGTGCATCTAATTTTTTGTGGATTCCGAGCGCTTGGGCAACGGTCTTGTCCTCAAATTGTCCGACAACTTGTGGAACATAGTACGTATTGGCACTCAGAAGGATGTTGCCATCCGCTGGGGATAGTTCGCGGGCGATTAGTCGCAATAAAGTTGATTTGCCAACGCCATTATGGCCGATCAACGCAATTTTCTCTAGCGCGTTTATATGAAGATTTATATTCTCAAACAATAAATCTTTATTCGGATGTATATAAGAAAGTTGTTGTAATGAAAGCATGTTGAAATTCTTTAAATGTTAGAAAAAGACCATTTAAGTAGGTATTGCCAATACATGGAATGTATTTCGTTCTAAAGAATTTTAATCTTACATGCAGTTTATTTCTGTTGTGGAGGTACAAATATAGTTTTTTTTATTTTGATATCCGTTAAACTTTTGAGGAATAGCCAAATTGTTTATTTTTCTACTATTTGCTTCAGACAAATTGTAATTTTGAAAAAACGAATATTGTGAATAGAATTCTCCTTATAGACGACGAAGAGAAACTTCGGAAATTGCTGTCCAAAATTATTAACTTGGAAGGTTTTGATGTGATCGAGGCAGGGGATATTAAATCGGGATTGAAAAAACTTGAAGTCAATGATGTAGATGTTGTGCTTTGCGATGTTAAACTGCCTGACGGTAACGGGGTGGAAACTGCTAAATTGATTAAGGAGCGATATCCAATGGTGGAAGTTATCTTATTGACGGCTTACGGGAATATACCTGATGGGGTGATGGCAATAAAAAATGGCGCTTTTGAATACATTACCAAAGGGGATGACAACAATCGCATTATACCATTGCTTTATAAAGCTTGCGAAAAGGTTGCATTGGCTCGAAGGGTACAGCAGTTAGAAAAACGATTAGGAGATAGACTTTCTTTCGATAAGATTATTGGAAAATCTCATGTGATTCAAGCGGCCATCGGAATGGCGCAAAAAGTTGCTATTACAAATACAACGGTTCTACTAACTGGAGAAACTGGTACCGGCAAAGAGGTTTTTGCACAGGCAATTCATCAGGCCAGTTCGAGGAGAGACCGTAATTTTGTGGCTATTAACTGCGCCGCATTTACAAAAGATCTGCTGGAAAATGAATTGTTTGGCCATAAATCCGGTGCTTTTACCGGAGCGACGAAAGATCAGCGCGGCTTGTTTGAAGAAGCACATTTGGGTACAATTTTTCTGGATGAGATCGGGGAGATGGCTTTGGAGCTGCAGGCTAAAATTCTTCGTGTTTTGGAAACCGGAGAGTTTTTGAAAGTAGGCGATTCCAAACCAACGAAAGTGGATGTACGAATCATAGCTGCTACCAACAGAAATCTAGAAACTGAACTTGCTTCTGATCATTTTAGGAGTGATCTTTTTTACAGATTATCTGTTTTTACGATAGAACTACCTCCGCTTCGCGAGCGGGTACAAGATATTGTGCCCCTGGCGC encodes the following:
- a CDS encoding GMC family oxidoreductase, whose amino-acid sequence is MSDYQIKENPELFDAIVVGSGAGGGMAGYILAHAGLKVLMLEAGPFYDPAKDSLQLRWPWESPRRGAGTTRPFGDFDAAFGGWQIEGEPYSKVAGTEFEWFRARMLGGRTNHWGRISLRMGPDDFKPKDGVTEEWPITYEEVKPFYDRVDRMIGIYGTVEGIHNEPDGIFMKPPKPRLNELYIAKGAKKAGVPVIPGRGAVLTEVSKDIKDRGACFYCGQCGRACKVYGDFSSSSCLVIPAMKTGNLKVIDNAMVREVITNDEGIAVGVSYVNTKDLQEYTVKGKTVILGASACESARIMLNSKSKSHPGGVGNSSGLVGKYLHDSTGASLSGFLPQLLDRKRYNEDGVGSVHIYSPWWEDNAKLNFPRGYHIEYGGGLHMPSYGFLNWVPKVNDIAKNSDGKTKAKGGYGTALKEDFRSYYGANVGMAGRGTALARKDNYCEIDPDKVDKFGIPVLRFNYKWANEEIAQAKHMQETFQSIMHEMGAVITSKIPGADTLYGLEAPGKIIHEGGTTRMGNDPKTSVLNKWGQAHDCKNLYVVDAGPFVQQGDKNLTWTILALSMRTAEYILQEKKKLNG
- a CDS encoding ABC-F family ATP-binding cassette domain-containing protein — encoded protein: MLSLQQLSYIHPNKDLLFENINLHINALEKIALIGHNGVGKSTLLRLIARELSPADGNILLSANTYYVPQVVGQFEDKTVAQALGIHKKLDALHAILAGDASEENFNSLQDDWTLEERYKEAFEQWNLPDIALTQKMSSLSGGQKTKILLAGIQIHPSEVILLDEPSNHLDLDSKKLLYNWIQSTQSTLIIVSHDRTLLNLLDDMAEMTPKGIKRYGGNFSFYEAQKESEHHALQQDIHHKEKAIKIAKEKERETIERQNRLNNRGKKKQEKAGVARIMMNTLRNTAEKSTAKIKSVHQDKIGDIRSDLQELRGSQSALDEIKIDLGNSTFPTGKSMVKAENINFSYGSQQLWVDHVDFQLFSGERIALQGQNGSGKTTLVKLILNQLTPEKGKIERQSFDAIYLDQTYSIISPNLSVYEQAQQFNTNALPEHDIKIRPNRFLFGKEDWNKPCAPLSGGEKMRLILCCLTIQQQSPDLIILDEPTNNLDLQNIRILTRAIQLYKGTILVISHDEVFLNEIHVNKVITL
- a CDS encoding sigma-54 dependent transcriptional regulator; translation: MVNRILLIDDEEKLRKLLSKIINLEGFDVIEAGDIKSGLKKLEVNDVDVVLCDVKLPDGNGVETAKLIKERYPMVEVILLTAYGNIPDGVMAIKNGAFEYITKGDDNNRIIPLLYKACEKVALARRVQQLEKRLGDRLSFDKIIGKSHVIQAAIGMAQKVAITNTTVLLTGETGTGKEVFAQAIHQASSRRDRNFVAINCAAFTKDLLENELFGHKSGAFTGATKDQRGLFEEAHLGTIFLDEIGEMALELQAKILRVLETGEFLKVGDSKPTKVDVRIIAATNRNLETELASDHFRSDLFYRLSVFTIELPPLRERVQDIVPLAQYYADIFAVKSNLKPLQMSPAFMQALEHNVWRGNIRELKNVIERSVILSEDGVLDIQSLPFGEREYREGAGGASNFSMTNIERQHIQRVLKHTNGNKAEAARLLEIGIATLYRKIEEYKIQ